DNA sequence from the Pseudoglutamicibacter cumminsii genome:
AGGTCCACGTACTCGTTGCCGTCCGCATCGGTCACGTGCGCACCCTTACCCGCAACAAGGTACGGGGGAGTGCCACCAACCGAGCCGAATGCTCGCACCGGCGAGTTCACGCCACCCGGAATAACCTTCTGGGCGCGCTCGAAAACTTCAGCACTGTGGGTCAGATTGCGGTGTTGAGTGGTCACAGGAACTCCTTCGGTGCTCGGCCGGAAGCCAAAAGTTCAGCGGCCTCCAGTGCGTAATAGGTCAGCAGGGTGTCAGCACCTGCACGTTTGAACGACAACAAAGATTCCAGCATGGTGCGTTCGCGGTCCAGCCAGCCTTGAGCGGCGGCGGCCTCGATCATCGAGTACTCACCCGAAACCTGGTAGGCACCCACCGGGACAGGGGAGGCCTCAGCGACCGCACGCAAAACATCAAGATACGGCAAACCAGGCTTAACCATGACCATGTCCGCGCCCTCAGCGATGTCCTGCTCGAGCTCCCACAGCGATTCACGCAAGTTAGCCGGGTCCTGCTGGTAGGTGCGGCGGTCACCTTCGAGGGACGAGTTCACGGCTTCGCGGAACGGACCGTAGAAAGCCGAAGCGTACTTCGCGGTGTACGCGAAAATGCTGGTGTCTTGGTAGCCCTTGGCATCGAGCGCCTCACGGATCACACCGATCTGGCCGTCCATCATCCCGGAAGGCCCCAGCATGTGCGCACCAGCCTCGGCCTGCGCAACCGCCATGTCCGCATAGATCGCAAGCGTCGCATCGTTATCAACTGCCGCAGGGGAGTCGCCGTCCGTCGACAGCACGCCGCAGTGGCCGTGATCGGTGAACTCGTCCAAGCACAGGTCGCTCATGACAACCGTGTCATCTCCGACCTCCTTGCGTACCTCCCACAAAGCCACGTTGAGGACCCCGTCCGGATCCACGCCCGCGCTACCAACGGCGTCCTTGGTTTCCGGAACACCGAAGAGCATGATGCCGCCCAGGCCAGCTTTCACGACATCGTGCGCCGTGCGCTTGAGCGAATCCATCGAATGCTGGACCACGCCAGGCATCGAGGTGATCGGGCGCGGCTCAGTCG
Encoded proteins:
- the hemB gene encoding porphobilinogen synthase; this translates as MAFPHHRPRRLRSTAAVRALVRENTLRPADFVLPVFIREGATEPRPITSMPGVVQHSMDSLKRTAHDVVKAGLGGIMLFGVPETKDAVGSAGVDPDGVLNVALWEVRKEVGDDTVVMSDLCLDEFTDHGHCGVLSTDGDSPAAVDNDATLAIYADMAVAQAEAGAHMLGPSGMMDGQIGVIREALDAKGYQDTSIFAYTAKYASAFYGPFREAVNSSLEGDRRTYQQDPANLRESLWELEQDIAEGADMVMVKPGLPYLDVLRAVAEASPVPVGAYQVSGEYSMIEAAAAQGWLDRERTMLESLLSFKRAGADTLLTYYALEAAELLASGRAPKEFL